cccctgcttCCACCCAGCTGGTTCAGTCCTTAACCCCTTTCAcacccctccagccctgcccgTCCCTACCTGTGGTGGGTGCCGCGGTCAGGCCCAGCCCGCACTCCCCTGCCTGGGACAGGAAGCCTCCTTCCTGGCTCCGGGAGGCTGGCAGGGCGGCAGGCATGGCCTCGGCCTTGGACTTCTTGGTGCCCAGGATGTAGGGATGCACGTCCAGGGAGAAGTGGCGGGCATGCTTCTTGTCGGGGGGCGGGCCCGTGTCGCCCCCGCCACCCTTATAATGGTGCGCGGCGCGTGCGCCCGCGTCCAGCAGCGGCGCAATCAGCGTGTCGGTGGCCGtcttgcggcgcacgggcttgggCTTCTCGGCCTTGCTGTTCTCCACGCGCATGATGGCCAGAGGCTCCTTGAAGGGCTGGGGCAGCGGGTTGCTGGTGGGGATCCACTTCATCTTCTTGCGGGGCCGCTTGACCACGGGCGGCTCAGCGGCGCCCTCGGGCTCGGCGGGGTTGGCGCTGGGGTCCACGGTCTGCACGCCCTCGTCGCGCACGGTGGGCGTGGCGTCGTGGTTGGACTGCGCAAGCGCGGCCAGCAGCTGCCGCACCACGTTGTCGTACATGAGGTCGCTCTCGTTGGTAATGAAGTCCAGCCGGTTGAGCGACTTGATGTGGTCGCGGTTCTCGTTGCAGAACATGGCCAGGATGTTGATGTCGCAGAACTGCGAGCGGCGCCACTGCCGGCGGGTCTTGATGCCCACCTTGTGCAGCTTGTCGAAGATGAAGTTGCTCTTGCGGAAGATGAAGAGGTGGATGAGGTTGACGAGGATGATGAGGTTCATGGAGCAGAGCAGCACGATGTCCACGCCCGCCACGATGCGCTGCAGCTGCACAGACGGCAGCTTGCAGGTGACACGCACGGCCGGGCCGCCACCCGGGGCCGCGCCCAGCGCGCAGGTGAACTCATTCTGCTTCTGGGTGGCGTAGTAGGTGCACAGGTAGGAGATGGGCGCCACGCTGAGCAGCAGGATGAGCAGGTGCCGCGCCAGGTAGAGTTTGGCCAGGAAGTTGCTGCGGCCGCGGCGCTCCAGGTACTTCTCGAACAGGTTCTGCTCGGGGCTCTTCTCCTTCTCCGCGTTCTCGATGATCTCACGCCGCTCGCGCTCCGTGATGCCGGGCCCCTTGGACTGGATCTGCTTCTCGATCTTGGGCGCGCGGCCCTCGGCGGCCCTGTGGTAGCAGTTGTCGATCTCCTGCAGCAGGAAGTTGAGCTCGGAGGTGAGGCGCGTGGACGCCAGGAACTCCCAGCCCAGCGCGGGCACGTACATGATGGCCGCGAAGGCCAGCAGCGAGTAGGGTAGCAGCTTGTGCTCAAACAGCGACGGCCATAGGCTGGCGTCCACGCCGGGCAGCGCGTCCCGCAGCTCCGTCCAGCAGTAGCCGCGGGCGTACAGCGCCTGGTCGCGGGTGAAGTTGTGCGGCGTGTAGCAGTAAATGGGCTCCtctgggggcagagaggagagcGGGCTGGGGGCGAGCCGGGCATCGGACCCCTCCCGCCTGCCCTGCGCTGAGCCCCCTTCCGCACATCTCAGCGTGGTGGCGTGCGTCTCCCCCCGGGTACCCTGCCCCCCACGTACTGCAGTCAGCCGTGGCACAGACAGAGGGGGGTTGGAGGTGGAGGGTACGGCCGTGCCCACCCCGCCCTGGGGGGCCGACCTGCACTTGGAACCTCAGGCCCCCCTCCGAGTGCCATAACGTCCCCATGTGCACACAGGGACGAGTCCTAGGGAGGGCGGCACAGGCCACACCACTCAGCTGGGGCTTCTCTTCCAGTGGCACAGCTGGACCAGCCCCCAGCCTGGCACTGCCACGGGCTCCATCTTGAGAAGGGCAGGTGTCCTGGCCGGGTCCTACCTACCCAGAGCCGGTTATGGTGGCACATCTAAGGAACAGCAAAAGTGGCCCTGCCTGCTCTTGAGAGTTGAGGAGTGTCCCCCCAAGACCCACTGTCCTGGGGAAGGGCAGGCCTGGGGTCCCCGGACACTTGGGTGGGCAGGGGCAGCCACCCCGGGGATCCGACAGGAAGGATTCACCATCCAGCCCACAATGTCACGCAGGAAAAACGGTCGTCACTGAGCTGTCTCCCCCCAGGTAAGGACAGGTGCCAACCAACAGCGGAGAACGTGGGACGCTgtccccccccaccctgccctccagCCGGGCCTCCCGTTGAATGCTTCTCAGAGGGAAGAGCTTGGCCGGCTCGGAGCCGTGCTCAGGGCAGGCGTCACCGTTCACAGCCCCTGAAGGCGGGGCCGCTCGGCTGTCAGGCCAGGCTCCAGTCCTCGTCACCACAGACTGGGCACGTGTGCCCTCTTGCAAGTGGCAGAGCCCGGGCGCCCGCCCAGAGCGCAGCGTCCCACTGACAGGAGGTCACTGCCCCCAGCCTGACCACAGCTAGCATACATGCCAGCCCGCCCTAGCCTGGACCCTCCCTCGCGCCCCGAAGAACGGCCCCCAGGGCGGGTCCGCCGAGTCTCCCTCCGCTCCAGCTTATGGCCCTCACCCCACGAGGCTTGAGACCAGGAAGCAGCGGGGACCAACGcacctctctgtctgtctgtctgtgcaGGCCCCTCCCAAGGCCTGCCCCACGTTAAGCCCGGCCTTTGAGGTTACTGCTGGTGCCTCGCAGGGGCCGAGGGGGCCAGCTACACATCTGGGCACAGAGACCCCGCAAGTGTCTTCGGTCCCAGCGCACGGAGGTCACCTGGCCTCTTACATACGCAGAGCCCCAGCCATTGCCACCAGCGTGGCAGCCCCGCACCGTCCTGAGGGTTGAGGGGGGCTTGAGGTGGGCCTCAGGGTCACCGGAGTGGGGCCCACAGCTCGTTCCAGGTGGTGTGGTCCAACGGCCACAGCAGCAGGACCTGGGGCTCCACGTGGCAGGCACTGGGGAGTCacggagggctgggggcaggagtgaCGGGCGGTGAGCTCTGCTCGGCTGTGGTGGCGAGGCCAGGGGCTCCGTGAGGAGGCTGTGCCGTGGGCACACGAGGGACAGGCTTGGCCGAGGATGGGGCTGGGTCAGGAAACGCTGGTACCCACATCCCAAGGCCCCTGACAAGGACACAGGTTTGGGGCCTAGCGGTGAGTTGGGCTCAGAGAACGTGGAAAAGGCACAGGATCCCCCCTCGTGGTTGAGAAGACAGCATTTTATTCACTTGCTTTTTGTCCTCACAGCCAACTCCAGGCCAAGGAAGGGCAGACGCTCTTCTCTGGGGGAAAAGGACGGCGGGGAGAGGTCCCTGGGACCCCCCCAGGGCCCTGGTCCAGGCCCCAGGGGAACTGGGAGGGTGCCGCGGCTCTGGGGCACGGAGGGGGCCTGTCCCCTGGCCGTGAGTGCTGCAGGCACAGGGGAGCTGGGTCACCCGTGGATGGAAGCAGGGCCCCCATGGGTCCCCACATCCTCTCACGTCTGCCACGGCCCCCTGGctgctgggaggggaggagggatgagCCCTGGCTCAGGAGAGGCCCAGCTCCAGGGCCTCTCGGGCTCTACACCGGGGTCTCTGTCTTTCCCTGACCTGCAAAGCAGGTCCAACAGCCTAGCAGAGACCGGATGTGTCATGCCGGTGCCTCAGGACACACGTGTGCAGTGACCCTGGCCTGGAAGAGCTGTGGCCACATGTCCTGACTTGAGCTGCATGCAGGGGCCTGGGTGCTGGGCCGGACTCTGGTTGGGGGCGAGGGCGACCGCTGAGCCAAGGGGCCTGGGCACCGGGCGCTCAAACACTGCGGTGCCAGCACGGGTGTCCGACAGGGACCCGCAGACCCAGCCAGCTCGCCCAGGGCACCTTTCCTGAGGATGGCACTGTGTGGACTCCGGACCCGAGCGCCCCTGGCTATGCCCCGAGAGGACACCGGGGCCAGGGCCCTCGCAGCCCCGGGTGCTCCCAGAGACCCCGTCGCGGAGCGCGCGGGGCCGACTGCGCTGCCGTGGAGAACATCGAGCCAGAGCAGCAGCCAGGGCTTGCGAGGCCGCTTCGGGGAAGGAGCCGCGTGTGCGATTCTGAATTCGCTTGCAATCCCGGGGCTGCTCCCGGTCCCCAGGCCAAGCCCAGCCCTCGACAGCGTCCCCTCCCAGCGCGAGCGCCCCAGTTCCCTTGGAGACCCTGCCTGACTGAGGGTAGAAGAGGCACACCCGTTACAGGCATCTCGGAGATGTCGAGGGTTTGGTCCCAGACGCCCGCGATAAAGCAAGGATCACAACGAAGCAGGTCACACGAATTCTTTTCTCCCCCAGCGCGTATGAAAGCACTGTTTATACTCCACTGTGGTCTATGTCTACACGCTACGCGTATGTCTAAAACCAACGTGCGTACCTTgattaaaaacactttattgctaaaaaatgctatccACCGTCCGAGCCTTCAGCGAGTCGTAATCGTTTCGcaatagtaatatcaaagatcactgcTCACAGGTCACCGTAACAAATGTATTAATaaggaaaaagtttgaaatattgtgagaattaccaaattATGGCACAGAGACACGaactgagcaaatgctgttggaaaaatggcaccaggAGACCTGCTCGTCgcagggttgtcacaaaccttcaaaTCGTGAGAAACGCAGTATCTGCGAAGCACGATGAAACGAGGTCTGCCTGCGTTTGGCTATTTTAGGAAAAAGCAGCTGTTGGTCCCCCCTTCCCAGGGCCCACATAACATCTGGAGAAGCCGGTAGCCCTTCAACGCCCCGCTCCCCCGCCATCCTCTCTGTTGGCCGCGCGCCTGGCTGACCCTCCATCCACCACCGAACGGGTCTGCACAGCGCGGGTGTCTGTGGAGCCACCGGGGCCTTCCCGCCACCTGCCACCCTCCAGCCCGGGGATGCGCACAGGCCCCGGCGTCCAGGAAGGTCCCCGCCGGGCCATCTCCTCACCATGAGCCCAACGGCCAGCATGTGCTTGCTTGCCCACGTGTCACCAACAGGCAGACACGTCGGACCCCCGCCCCCTGCGCCAGGGCACCAGGTGAGGATCTGGGCGCTGGGTGGGCTGGTGGG
This genomic stretch from Phocoena phocoena chromosome 11, mPhoPho1.1, whole genome shotgun sequence harbors:
- the PANX2 gene encoding pannexin-2, whose amino-acid sequence is MHHLLEPSADMATALLAGEKLRELILPGAQDDKAGALAALLLQLKLELPFDRVVTIGTVLVPILLVTLVFTKNFAEEPIYCYTPHNFTRDQALYARGYCWTELRDALPGVDASLWPSLFEHKLLPYSLLAFAAIMYVPALGWEFLASTRLTSELNFLLQEIDNCYHRAAEGRAPKIEKQIQSKGPGITERERREIIENAEKEKSPEQNLFEKYLERRGRSNFLAKLYLARHLLILLLSVAPISYLCTYYATQKQNEFTCALGAAPGGGPAVRVTCKLPSVQLQRIVAGVDIVLLCSMNLIILVNLIHLFIFRKSNFIFDKLHKVGIKTRRQWRRSQFCDINILAMFCNENRDHIKSLNRLDFITNESDLMYDNVVRQLLAALAQSNHDATPTVRDEGVQTVDPSANPAEPEGAAEPPVVKRPRKKMKWIPTSNPLPQPFKEPLAIMRVENSKAEKPKPVRRKTATDTLIAPLLDAGARAAHHYKGGGGDTGPPPDKKHARHFSLDVHPYILGTKKSKAEAMPAALPASRSQEGGFLSQAGECGLGLTAAPTTDAPLPTEPARAALPSGGPFHICSPSAAPATAPLSPASLGKPDPLAVLSRNATRPLLHISTLYEAREEEDVAPRATPDVGSLLTIPPPQQILIATFEETRTAVSAVEF